In one Hemiscyllium ocellatum isolate sHemOce1 chromosome 29, sHemOce1.pat.X.cur, whole genome shotgun sequence genomic region, the following are encoded:
- the slc37a2 gene encoding glucose-6-phosphate exchanger SLC37A2 isoform X2 yields MARAAIPPGIRCIQAFSRDSWYRGFTLVLTFLFYSSYHLSRKPISIVKSELHKNCSGAGGHGNTSHHVNDTWCDWAPFDKPNYRMLFGALDNSFLIAYAIGMFFSGIFGERLPLRYYLTVGMLLSGLFTALFGLGFYWNIHSIWYYTIIQIANGLSQTTGWPAVVACVGNWFGKGKRGFIMGIWNSHTSVGNILGSLIAGIFVSSAWGLSFIVPGAIIAAMGIVCFLFLVEYPEDIGCTPPKHHDQKEQEPLLRHGSMEEIFTSPSDVTENGSIVCPGAHTERPSAISFFGALKIPGVVEFSLCLLFAKLVSYTFLFWLPLYISSVAHMNPKAAGDVSTLFDVGGILGGILAGIISDYTGGRATTCCVMLIIAAPMLFVYNYIGKNGLATIIGMLIFCGALVNGPYALITTAVAADLGTHQCLKGNAKALATVTAIIDGTGSIGAALGPLLAGLLSDWNSVFYMLITSDILACLLLSRLVYKEVRGWCGYPMRLRRFKEF; encoded by the exons GTATCGTGGGTTTACTCTCGTGCTAACCTTCCTGTTTTACTCCAGTTATCACTTGTCTCGCAAACCCATCAGCATTGTCAAG AGTGAACTTCACAAGAACTGTTCAGGAGCTGGTGGTCATGGAAACACGAGTCACCATGTCAATGACACATGGTGTGACTGGGCTCCATTTG ATAAACCCAACTACAGGATGTTGTTTGGTGCGCTGGATAATTCCTTCCTGATAGCCTATGCTATTGGAATGTTTTTCAG TGGTATTTTCGGTGAGCGGCTCCCTCTGCGATATTACCTGACTGTCGGGATGTTGCTGAGCGGGTTATTCACGGCACTGTTTGGGCTTGGATTTTATTGGAACATTCACAGTATCTGGTACTACACGATTATACAG ATCGCCAATGGTTTATCACAGACTACAGGGTGGCCAGCTGTTGTTGCTTGCGTCGGGAACTGGTTTGGAAAGGGGAA GAGAGGCTTCAtcatgggaatctggaactctcacACATCAGTCGGAAATATCTTGGGCTCCTTAATCGCtggaatctttgtgtcatctgcctgGGGCTTGTCATTCATTGTTCCTGGTGCCATCATTGCAGCAATGGGAATTGTCTGCTTCCTCTTTCTGGTGGAAT ACCCTGAAGATATTGGTTGCACCCCTCCCAAACACCAT GATCAAAAGGAGCAGGAGCCATTGTTACGCCATGGGAGCATGGAAGAGATTTTCACCAGCCCGAGTGACGTCACTGAGAATGGCAGCATCGTCTGTCCTGGTGCCCACACTGAGCGGCCTTCTGCAATTAGCTTCTTTGGAGCACTCAAAATTCCC GGTGTGGTTGAGTTCTCACTGTGTTTACTCTTTGCCAAGCTGGTCAGCTATACGTTCCTGTTTTGGTTGCCACTCTACATTTCATCTGTTG CCCATATGAATCCCAAAGCTGCTGGTGATGTTTCAACACTTTTTGATGTTGGTGGCATTTTAG GTGGGATTCTGGCCGGAATTATCTCTGATTACACAGGCGGGAGGGCTACCACTTGCTGTGTTATGCTGATCATTGCTGCTCCCATG TTGTTCGTCTATAACTACATTGGGAAGAATGGATTAGCAACCATTATAG GAATGTTAATATTCTGTGGTGCACTAGTGAATGGACCGTATGCTTTAATCACAACAGCAGTAGCAGCTGATCTG GGAACTCACCAGTGTCTTAAAGGGAATGCTAAGGCTTTAGCAACTGTGACAGCAATCATCGATGGAACAGGTTCAATTG GTGCTGCACTGGGCCCACTGCTGGCTGGACTCCTCAGTGACTGGAACAGTGTCTTTTACATGTTGATTACATCTGACATCTTGGCCTGTCTG
- the slc37a2 gene encoding glucose-6-phosphate exchanger SLC37A2 isoform X1, with amino-acid sequence MARAAIPPGIRCIQAFSRDSWYRGFTLVLTFLFYSSYHLSRKPISIVKSELHKNCSGAGGHGNTSHHVNDTWCDWAPFDKPNYRMLFGALDNSFLIAYAIGMFFSGIFGERLPLRYYLTVGMLLSGLFTALFGLGFYWNIHSIWYYTIIQIANGLSQTTGWPAVVACVGNWFGKGKRGFIMGIWNSHTSVGNILGSLIAGIFVSSAWGLSFIVPGAIIAAMGIVCFLFLVEYPEDIGCTPPKHHSQDQKEQEPLLRHGSMEEIFTSPSDVTENGSIVCPGAHTERPSAISFFGALKIPGVVEFSLCLLFAKLVSYTFLFWLPLYISSVAHMNPKAAGDVSTLFDVGGILGGILAGIISDYTGGRATTCCVMLIIAAPMLFVYNYIGKNGLATIIGMLIFCGALVNGPYALITTAVAADLGTHQCLKGNAKALATVTAIIDGTGSIGAALGPLLAGLLSDWNSVFYMLITSDILACLLLSRLVYKEVRGWCGYPMRLRRFKEF; translated from the exons GTATCGTGGGTTTACTCTCGTGCTAACCTTCCTGTTTTACTCCAGTTATCACTTGTCTCGCAAACCCATCAGCATTGTCAAG AGTGAACTTCACAAGAACTGTTCAGGAGCTGGTGGTCATGGAAACACGAGTCACCATGTCAATGACACATGGTGTGACTGGGCTCCATTTG ATAAACCCAACTACAGGATGTTGTTTGGTGCGCTGGATAATTCCTTCCTGATAGCCTATGCTATTGGAATGTTTTTCAG TGGTATTTTCGGTGAGCGGCTCCCTCTGCGATATTACCTGACTGTCGGGATGTTGCTGAGCGGGTTATTCACGGCACTGTTTGGGCTTGGATTTTATTGGAACATTCACAGTATCTGGTACTACACGATTATACAG ATCGCCAATGGTTTATCACAGACTACAGGGTGGCCAGCTGTTGTTGCTTGCGTCGGGAACTGGTTTGGAAAGGGGAA GAGAGGCTTCAtcatgggaatctggaactctcacACATCAGTCGGAAATATCTTGGGCTCCTTAATCGCtggaatctttgtgtcatctgcctgGGGCTTGTCATTCATTGTTCCTGGTGCCATCATTGCAGCAATGGGAATTGTCTGCTTCCTCTTTCTGGTGGAAT ACCCTGAAGATATTGGTTGCACCCCTCCCAAACACCAT TCACAGGATCAAAAGGAGCAGGAGCCATTGTTACGCCATGGGAGCATGGAAGAGATTTTCACCAGCCCGAGTGACGTCACTGAGAATGGCAGCATCGTCTGTCCTGGTGCCCACACTGAGCGGCCTTCTGCAATTAGCTTCTTTGGAGCACTCAAAATTCCC GGTGTGGTTGAGTTCTCACTGTGTTTACTCTTTGCCAAGCTGGTCAGCTATACGTTCCTGTTTTGGTTGCCACTCTACATTTCATCTGTTG CCCATATGAATCCCAAAGCTGCTGGTGATGTTTCAACACTTTTTGATGTTGGTGGCATTTTAG GTGGGATTCTGGCCGGAATTATCTCTGATTACACAGGCGGGAGGGCTACCACTTGCTGTGTTATGCTGATCATTGCTGCTCCCATG TTGTTCGTCTATAACTACATTGGGAAGAATGGATTAGCAACCATTATAG GAATGTTAATATTCTGTGGTGCACTAGTGAATGGACCGTATGCTTTAATCACAACAGCAGTAGCAGCTGATCTG GGAACTCACCAGTGTCTTAAAGGGAATGCTAAGGCTTTAGCAACTGTGACAGCAATCATCGATGGAACAGGTTCAATTG GTGCTGCACTGGGCCCACTGCTGGCTGGACTCCTCAGTGACTGGAACAGTGTCTTTTACATGTTGATTACATCTGACATCTTGGCCTGTCTG